In Sorghum bicolor cultivar BTx623 chromosome 10, Sorghum_bicolor_NCBIv3, whole genome shotgun sequence, one genomic interval encodes:
- the LOC8070742 gene encoding protein PARTING DANCERS, producing the protein MSGRPPPPPPYAISPARRQALAGVEHPTPALLGPPPLVDVSVGRGVCLMSTSWRDKQRPDLVNFIATFLATNLYRLNFLSLSPDFLFNNGGLSVAFIFETDWLPEREAAVFSRVNTLKRQFKYLYVVVVVRSAEQNESFNQSYFKYGMELGCPTFVPVCDPEMGFEKIVRIAHARGVSKQKNIVEAMRIEREQAVQCMDAFLRVLTSIPGIDSHDANALAQAIGSIEAIAKASKEFILENTDLSTEKAERIFRFFRDPQYFLSPKLN; encoded by the exons ATGTCTgggcgcccgccgccgccgccgccatacgCCATATCTCCGGCCCGTCGCCAGGCCTTAGCGGGCGTCGAGCACCCAACACCAG CTCTGCTGGGTCCTCCGCCCCTGGTCGATGTGAGCGTAGGCCGAGGAGTGTGCCTGATGAGCACCTCCTGGAGAGACAAGCAGCGCCCGGACCTCGTCAATTTCATCGCCACATTCCTCGCTACCAACCTGTACCGCCTCAATTTCCTGTCGCTTTCTCCG GACTTCCTCTTCAACAATGGGGGCTTGTCGGTTGCTTTCATCTTCGAGACGGACTGGCTTCCTGAAAGGGAAGCTGCTGTCTTCAGCAG GGTGAATACACTGAAGAGGCAGTTCAAGTATCTCTACGTCGTTGTCGTCGTTCGCTCAGCAGAGCAGAATGAATCATTCAATCAGTCATATTTCAA GTATGGCATGGAGCTTGGCTGCCCTACGTTCGTGCCTGTTTGTGATCCAGAGATGGGATTCGAGAAGATTGTAAGGATAGCTCATGCTCGTGGAG TGTCCAAGCAGAAAAACATCGTCGAAGCTATGAGAATTGAG CGTGAGCAAGCTGTTCAGTGCATGGATGCGTTTTTACGAGTGCTCACCTCTATTCCTGGTATTGACAGTCATGATGCAAATGCG ctTGCCCAAGCCATTGGCTCTATCGAAGCAATTGCAAAAGCATCCAAGGAATTCATTCTGGAAAATACCGATCTTTCCACTGAAAAGGCAGAGAGAATTTTCAGGTTCTTCAGGGATCCACAGTACTTCTTAAGCCCGAAACTTAACTAA